From the genome of Labrus bergylta chromosome 4, fLabBer1.1, whole genome shotgun sequence, one region includes:
- the LOC109986666 gene encoding 5'-AMP-activated protein kinase subunit gamma-1 isoform X1: MGSTVTESSKESEKKMPKKRRSLRINMPDFGAFTSPQVETSSSTKSGTQTGERCTRSASPTKSVSARSPVLLPPHPQSAPVQMKTSSGSPKTIFPYPSHQSSPPKSPRRLSFSGIFRSSSSSSPGSIKLFSRTKRASGLFTSPTTPTQSSSQPVFTQEAMPSRPSPERQEPHSRSRSLSTPPDTGQRLSLPSAKPPIPSSSPVPSYSTSQVYSLFEGMLEKLELDDDAAEPESDIYMRFMKSHKCYDIVPTSSKLVVFDTALQVKKAFFALVANGVRAAPLWDTEKQSFVGMLTITDFIIILHRYYKSPMVQIYELEEHKLETWREVYLQATFKPLVNISPDASLFDAVYTLIKNKIHRLPVIDPVTGNALYILTHKRILKFLQLFMCEMPKPAFMKQTLGELGIGTYKDIAFIHPDTPIIKALNIFVEKRVSALPVVDESGKVVDIYSKFDVINLAAEKTYNNLDITVTQALKHRSQYFEGVMKCHKMETMETIVDRIVKAEVHRLVVVDERSSIEGIVSLSDILQALVLSPADACKEDNLPE; this comes from the exons GACTTCGGTGCGTTTACTTCCCCCCAAGTGGAGACGAGTAGCTCAACTAAAAGTGGCACTCAGACG GGAGAGCGTTGCACCCGTTCAGCTAGCCCCACAAAATCAGTGTCTGCGAGGAGCCCAGTCCTCCTGCCCCCGCATCCTCAGTCTGCTCCTGTGCAAATGAAGACCAGCTCAGGTTCACCCAAAACTATCTTCCCCTATCCCTCACATCAGAGCTCCCCACCTAAGTCCCCCCGCCGCCTGAGCTTCAGTGGTATCTTCCGCTCGTCATCCAGCTCCTCACCTGGGAGCATCAAACTCTTCTCCAGAACCAAGAGAG CCTCGGGACTCTTCACATCACCCACCACCCCGACCCAGTCGTCCAGCCAGCCTGTATTCACCCAGGAGGCCATGCCCAGCAGGCCCAGCCCTGAACGCCAGGAACCCCACTCTCGATCCCGCTCACTCTCCACGCCTCCTGACACTGGACAGCGTCTCAGCCTTCCTTCTGCTAAACCCCCGATCCCTTCGTCGAGCCCTGTACCATCTTACTCTACCTCACAA GTCTACTCTTTATTCGAAGGCATGCTGGAGAAACTTGAGCTAGATGATGACG CTGCTGAACCTGAGAGTGATATTTACATGCGCTTTATGAAATCCCACAAGTGCTACGACATCGTCCCAACAAGTTCCAAGCTGGTTGTATTTGACACTGCTCTCCAG GTTAAGAAGGCTTTCTTTGCCTTGGTTGCCAACGGCGTGAGAGCTGCTCCACTATGGGACACAGAGAAGCAGAGCTTTGTGG gaatGCTGACAATCACAGATTTCATCATCATACTACACAGATACTATAAGTCACCGATG gtGCAAATTTATGAATTAGAGGAACATAAGCTTGAGACGTGGAGAG AGGTTTACCTTCAAGCAACATTCAAACCTCTCGTCAACATATCACCTGATGCAAG CCTTTTTGATGCAGTGTATACActcatcaaaaacaaaattcaCCGGCTGCCTGTCATCGACCCGGTCACGGGAAATGCACTTTACATTCTCACACACAAGAGGATCCTTAAGTTCCTCCAGCTTTTT aTGTGTGAAATGCCAAAGCCAGCTTTCATGAAGCAGACTCTCGGGGAGCTGGGCATCGGTACGTACAAGGACATTGCTTTCATCCACCCGGACACGCCCATCATCAAAGCACTTAACATCTTTGTGGAGAAACGAGTGTCGGCCCTGCCTGTTGTCGACGAGTCTG GCAAAGTTGTGGATATTTACTCCAAGTTTGACGTGATC aattTGGCTGCAGAGAAGACCTACAACAACCTGGACATAACGGTGACGCAGGCTCTGAAACACCGCTCTCAGTACTTCGAAGGTGTCATGAAGTGCCACAAAATGGAAACAATGGAGACCATTGTGGACCGAATAGTCAAAGCTGAA GTGCATCGGCTGGTGGTGGTGGACGAACGCTCCAGCATCGAGGGAATCGTCTCCCTGTCAGACATCCTCCAGGCCTTGGTGCTCAGCCCTGCAG acgCCTGTAAGGAGGACAATCTGCctgagtga
- the LOC109986666 gene encoding 5'-AMP-activated protein kinase subunit gamma-1 isoform X2, giving the protein MGSTVTESSKESEKKMPKKRRSLRINMPGERCTRSASPTKSVSARSPVLLPPHPQSAPVQMKTSSGSPKTIFPYPSHQSSPPKSPRRLSFSGIFRSSSSSSPGSIKLFSRTKRASGLFTSPTTPTQSSSQPVFTQEAMPSRPSPERQEPHSRSRSLSTPPDTGQRLSLPSAKPPIPSSSPVPSYSTSQVYSLFEGMLEKLELDDDAAEPESDIYMRFMKSHKCYDIVPTSSKLVVFDTALQVKKAFFALVANGVRAAPLWDTEKQSFVGMLTITDFIIILHRYYKSPMVQIYELEEHKLETWREVYLQATFKPLVNISPDASLFDAVYTLIKNKIHRLPVIDPVTGNALYILTHKRILKFLQLFMCEMPKPAFMKQTLGELGIGTYKDIAFIHPDTPIIKALNIFVEKRVSALPVVDESGKVVDIYSKFDVINLAAEKTYNNLDITVTQALKHRSQYFEGVMKCHKMETMETIVDRIVKAEVHRLVVVDERSSIEGIVSLSDILQALVLSPADACKEDNLPE; this is encoded by the exons GGAGAGCGTTGCACCCGTTCAGCTAGCCCCACAAAATCAGTGTCTGCGAGGAGCCCAGTCCTCCTGCCCCCGCATCCTCAGTCTGCTCCTGTGCAAATGAAGACCAGCTCAGGTTCACCCAAAACTATCTTCCCCTATCCCTCACATCAGAGCTCCCCACCTAAGTCCCCCCGCCGCCTGAGCTTCAGTGGTATCTTCCGCTCGTCATCCAGCTCCTCACCTGGGAGCATCAAACTCTTCTCCAGAACCAAGAGAG CCTCGGGACTCTTCACATCACCCACCACCCCGACCCAGTCGTCCAGCCAGCCTGTATTCACCCAGGAGGCCATGCCCAGCAGGCCCAGCCCTGAACGCCAGGAACCCCACTCTCGATCCCGCTCACTCTCCACGCCTCCTGACACTGGACAGCGTCTCAGCCTTCCTTCTGCTAAACCCCCGATCCCTTCGTCGAGCCCTGTACCATCTTACTCTACCTCACAA GTCTACTCTTTATTCGAAGGCATGCTGGAGAAACTTGAGCTAGATGATGACG CTGCTGAACCTGAGAGTGATATTTACATGCGCTTTATGAAATCCCACAAGTGCTACGACATCGTCCCAACAAGTTCCAAGCTGGTTGTATTTGACACTGCTCTCCAG GTTAAGAAGGCTTTCTTTGCCTTGGTTGCCAACGGCGTGAGAGCTGCTCCACTATGGGACACAGAGAAGCAGAGCTTTGTGG gaatGCTGACAATCACAGATTTCATCATCATACTACACAGATACTATAAGTCACCGATG gtGCAAATTTATGAATTAGAGGAACATAAGCTTGAGACGTGGAGAG AGGTTTACCTTCAAGCAACATTCAAACCTCTCGTCAACATATCACCTGATGCAAG CCTTTTTGATGCAGTGTATACActcatcaaaaacaaaattcaCCGGCTGCCTGTCATCGACCCGGTCACGGGAAATGCACTTTACATTCTCACACACAAGAGGATCCTTAAGTTCCTCCAGCTTTTT aTGTGTGAAATGCCAAAGCCAGCTTTCATGAAGCAGACTCTCGGGGAGCTGGGCATCGGTACGTACAAGGACATTGCTTTCATCCACCCGGACACGCCCATCATCAAAGCACTTAACATCTTTGTGGAGAAACGAGTGTCGGCCCTGCCTGTTGTCGACGAGTCTG GCAAAGTTGTGGATATTTACTCCAAGTTTGACGTGATC aattTGGCTGCAGAGAAGACCTACAACAACCTGGACATAACGGTGACGCAGGCTCTGAAACACCGCTCTCAGTACTTCGAAGGTGTCATGAAGTGCCACAAAATGGAAACAATGGAGACCATTGTGGACCGAATAGTCAAAGCTGAA GTGCATCGGCTGGTGGTGGTGGACGAACGCTCCAGCATCGAGGGAATCGTCTCCCTGTCAGACATCCTCCAGGCCTTGGTGCTCAGCCCTGCAG acgCCTGTAAGGAGGACAATCTGCctgagtga
- the LOC109986666 gene encoding 5'-AMP-activated protein kinase subunit gamma-1 isoform X3 has translation MKRFGSLRRSKKRKEQDGLGGRHQSEASCLSASGLFTSPTTPTQSSSQPVFTQEAMPSRPSPERQEPHSRSRSLSTPPDTGQRLSLPSAKPPIPSSSPVPSYSTSQVYSLFEGMLEKLELDDDAAEPESDIYMRFMKSHKCYDIVPTSSKLVVFDTALQVKKAFFALVANGVRAAPLWDTEKQSFVGMLTITDFIIILHRYYKSPMVQIYELEEHKLETWREVYLQATFKPLVNISPDASLFDAVYTLIKNKIHRLPVIDPVTGNALYILTHKRILKFLQLFMCEMPKPAFMKQTLGELGIGTYKDIAFIHPDTPIIKALNIFVEKRVSALPVVDESGKVVDIYSKFDVINLAAEKTYNNLDITVTQALKHRSQYFEGVMKCHKMETMETIVDRIVKAEVHRLVVVDERSSIEGIVSLSDILQALVLSPADACKEDNLPE, from the exons ATGAAGAGGTTTGGCAGTCTGAGGAGGAGCAAGAAACGGAAGGAGCAAGATGGGCTAGGAGGGAGGCATCAGTCCGAGGCGTCATGTCTGTCTG CCTCGGGACTCTTCACATCACCCACCACCCCGACCCAGTCGTCCAGCCAGCCTGTATTCACCCAGGAGGCCATGCCCAGCAGGCCCAGCCCTGAACGCCAGGAACCCCACTCTCGATCCCGCTCACTCTCCACGCCTCCTGACACTGGACAGCGTCTCAGCCTTCCTTCTGCTAAACCCCCGATCCCTTCGTCGAGCCCTGTACCATCTTACTCTACCTCACAA GTCTACTCTTTATTCGAAGGCATGCTGGAGAAACTTGAGCTAGATGATGACG CTGCTGAACCTGAGAGTGATATTTACATGCGCTTTATGAAATCCCACAAGTGCTACGACATCGTCCCAACAAGTTCCAAGCTGGTTGTATTTGACACTGCTCTCCAG GTTAAGAAGGCTTTCTTTGCCTTGGTTGCCAACGGCGTGAGAGCTGCTCCACTATGGGACACAGAGAAGCAGAGCTTTGTGG gaatGCTGACAATCACAGATTTCATCATCATACTACACAGATACTATAAGTCACCGATG gtGCAAATTTATGAATTAGAGGAACATAAGCTTGAGACGTGGAGAG AGGTTTACCTTCAAGCAACATTCAAACCTCTCGTCAACATATCACCTGATGCAAG CCTTTTTGATGCAGTGTATACActcatcaaaaacaaaattcaCCGGCTGCCTGTCATCGACCCGGTCACGGGAAATGCACTTTACATTCTCACACACAAGAGGATCCTTAAGTTCCTCCAGCTTTTT aTGTGTGAAATGCCAAAGCCAGCTTTCATGAAGCAGACTCTCGGGGAGCTGGGCATCGGTACGTACAAGGACATTGCTTTCATCCACCCGGACACGCCCATCATCAAAGCACTTAACATCTTTGTGGAGAAACGAGTGTCGGCCCTGCCTGTTGTCGACGAGTCTG GCAAAGTTGTGGATATTTACTCCAAGTTTGACGTGATC aattTGGCTGCAGAGAAGACCTACAACAACCTGGACATAACGGTGACGCAGGCTCTGAAACACCGCTCTCAGTACTTCGAAGGTGTCATGAAGTGCCACAAAATGGAAACAATGGAGACCATTGTGGACCGAATAGTCAAAGCTGAA GTGCATCGGCTGGTGGTGGTGGACGAACGCTCCAGCATCGAGGGAATCGTCTCCCTGTCAGACATCCTCCAGGCCTTGGTGCTCAGCCCTGCAG acgCCTGTAAGGAGGACAATCTGCctgagtga
- the LOC109986666 gene encoding 5'-AMP-activated protein kinase subunit gamma-2 isoform X4: MLEKLELDDDAAEPESDIYMRFMKSHKCYDIVPTSSKLVVFDTALQVKKAFFALVANGVRAAPLWDTEKQSFVGMLTITDFIIILHRYYKSPMVQIYELEEHKLETWREVYLQATFKPLVNISPDASLFDAVYTLIKNKIHRLPVIDPVTGNALYILTHKRILKFLQLFMCEMPKPAFMKQTLGELGIGTYKDIAFIHPDTPIIKALNIFVEKRVSALPVVDESGKVVDIYSKFDVINLAAEKTYNNLDITVTQALKHRSQYFEGVMKCHKMETMETIVDRIVKAEVHRLVVVDERSSIEGIVSLSDILQALVLSPADACKEDNLPE; the protein is encoded by the exons ATGCTGGAGAAACTTGAGCTAGATGATGACG CTGCTGAACCTGAGAGTGATATTTACATGCGCTTTATGAAATCCCACAAGTGCTACGACATCGTCCCAACAAGTTCCAAGCTGGTTGTATTTGACACTGCTCTCCAG GTTAAGAAGGCTTTCTTTGCCTTGGTTGCCAACGGCGTGAGAGCTGCTCCACTATGGGACACAGAGAAGCAGAGCTTTGTGG gaatGCTGACAATCACAGATTTCATCATCATACTACACAGATACTATAAGTCACCGATG gtGCAAATTTATGAATTAGAGGAACATAAGCTTGAGACGTGGAGAG AGGTTTACCTTCAAGCAACATTCAAACCTCTCGTCAACATATCACCTGATGCAAG CCTTTTTGATGCAGTGTATACActcatcaaaaacaaaattcaCCGGCTGCCTGTCATCGACCCGGTCACGGGAAATGCACTTTACATTCTCACACACAAGAGGATCCTTAAGTTCCTCCAGCTTTTT aTGTGTGAAATGCCAAAGCCAGCTTTCATGAAGCAGACTCTCGGGGAGCTGGGCATCGGTACGTACAAGGACATTGCTTTCATCCACCCGGACACGCCCATCATCAAAGCACTTAACATCTTTGTGGAGAAACGAGTGTCGGCCCTGCCTGTTGTCGACGAGTCTG GCAAAGTTGTGGATATTTACTCCAAGTTTGACGTGATC aattTGGCTGCAGAGAAGACCTACAACAACCTGGACATAACGGTGACGCAGGCTCTGAAACACCGCTCTCAGTACTTCGAAGGTGTCATGAAGTGCCACAAAATGGAAACAATGGAGACCATTGTGGACCGAATAGTCAAAGCTGAA GTGCATCGGCTGGTGGTGGTGGACGAACGCTCCAGCATCGAGGGAATCGTCTCCCTGTCAGACATCCTCCAGGCCTTGGTGCTCAGCCCTGCAG acgCCTGTAAGGAGGACAATCTGCctgagtga